A single genomic interval of Lewinellaceae bacterium harbors:
- a CDS encoding response regulator transcription factor, with product MKILIIEDEQDLQDAIKSSLEKEAYVVETADDFDAAHEKLFIYEYDCILLDITLPNGSGLELLEALKKAGKSENVIIISAKNSLDDKLKGLELGADDYLTKPFHIAELNARVKAVLRRNKLEGKNTIELKNISLDLEEWLFLVNNQEVPLNRKEFDILQYFLVNKNRLVTRTALAEYVWGDHIDKADNFDFIYSQIKNIRKKIKDAGAHFEIQAVYGIGYKLVEL from the coding sequence ATGAAAATTTTAATCATTGAAGATGAGCAAGACCTTCAGGATGCCATAAAGTCATCTTTAGAAAAAGAAGCCTACGTTGTGGAAACTGCGGACGACTTTGATGCTGCTCACGAAAAGCTGTTCATTTATGAATATGATTGCATCCTGCTGGATATTACGTTGCCCAATGGTAGCGGGCTGGAATTGTTGGAAGCATTGAAAAAAGCGGGCAAATCGGAAAACGTCATCATCATTTCTGCTAAAAACTCACTGGACGATAAACTCAAAGGTCTGGAACTCGGGGCTGATGACTATTTGACCAAACCCTTTCATATTGCCGAGCTGAATGCGAGGGTAAAAGCAGTGCTGAGGCGCAACAAATTAGAGGGGAAAAACACCATTGAACTTAAGAACATCAGCTTGGATTTGGAAGAGTGGCTCTTTTTGGTCAATAACCAAGAAGTGCCACTGAACCGAAAAGAATTTGATATTCTCCAATATTTTTTGGTCAACAAAAACCGACTTGTTACCCGTACCGCACTGGCTGAATATGTCTGGGGCGACCATATTGACAAGGCTGATAACTTCGATTTTATCTACTCCCAAATCAAAAATATCCGAAAAAAAATTAAAGATGCCGGCGCTCATTTTGAAATTCAGGCAGTTTATGGAATAGGCTATAAATTGGTTGAGTTATGA
- a CDS encoding MBL fold metallo-hydrolase: MESQPVWHVKFYGVRGSTPVCEKGFQLFGGNTTCIYTDYLLNDRSKMIVVFDAGTGIRALGKDIINGKIPDTENIFLVFTHFHWDHNQGLPFFDPAYNPKQKIGVFSPLKSMKVSRLKNIFEVQMQKEYFPVQLNRMGAEFQFFNTEEYKTHFKVEDNIQFTYRPHNHPGGAFSYRMEANGRSVVICTDLEHGESIDPNLSRIALLRNMMFGSTM, from the coding sequence ATGGAAAGTCAACCAGTATGGCACGTCAAATTTTACGGGGTCAGGGGTTCTACACCTGTTTGTGAAAAAGGTTTTCAGCTTTTCGGCGGGAACACTACCTGCATCTACACCGATTATTTGCTGAACGACCGAAGCAAAATGATTGTGGTGTTTGATGCCGGAACCGGCATCCGGGCGCTTGGAAAAGACATCATCAATGGGAAAATACCCGATACCGAAAATATATTTTTGGTGTTTACCCATTTTCACTGGGACCACAATCAAGGCCTTCCGTTCTTTGACCCTGCCTATAACCCAAAGCAAAAAATTGGCGTCTTTTCGCCGCTCAAGAGCATGAAGGTCAGCCGGTTAAAAAATATATTCGAGGTGCAGATGCAGAAGGAGTACTTTCCTGTTCAATTAAACAGAATGGGTGCGGAGTTCCAATTTTTCAACACGGAAGAATACAAAACCCATTTTAAGGTAGAAGACAATATCCAATTTACTTACCGCCCCCACAACCATCCTGGCGGGGCATTTAGCTATCGGATGGAGGCAAACGGCCGTTCAGTTGTAATCTGTACCGATTTGGAACATGGGGAATCAATAGACCCAAATCTTTCCAGAATCGCCCTGTTGAGGAACATGATGTTCGGCTCGACTATGTGA